The Dreissena polymorpha isolate Duluth1 chromosome 9, UMN_Dpol_1.0, whole genome shotgun sequence genome contains the following window.
tttttaacgcttaaatggttgtttgtttgtttgtcagataaaactgtgagaaatatgaccgttaaatatccatctatctgtctgcaaattcattcattgcctttTCTTAATTACAAACGCATCTTCAGCATTAATAGTCTCAAATCTACAAGTCTTCACAAATCGTTATTCGTCAAAATTGTCTTTGAGAtttaattaattcagagctatttatagcgaactcgaacacgactcactcgcccatatgacaaatgtcacgtatgtacatgtataaagcaccacactcactttgggattaatcaaaacaagtcggtatggaatgttttttgcttaatcgaataaaaaaaacatttttttgaagaatgttttatacataaaccTTACATaaatacagttatcacatggtacatgtaaatgtacatgGTTTGTTTCATTCTaatatgattttgtacacaatgcatacaatgtatatttcagCAATATGCCTTCTCTTGGTAAACCGAAACTCTCTGAAAACCTGACTATCAGGCTGGTCCCCTGACCgcccggtttacagagagtctactgtattatcaagataaacattctgaccatatttcattaagatcatatgaaaactatgacctctattgtcttcacaaagtttttctatgatttgacctagtgacctataagggtatcacgtttaaacggtcgcgtttcgtgttttggttaaaaacgtttacaaaaactgTAAACGTTTTAACGACAGTCAATTTCAATATTAATCAGTTTAGTTCATTACGACGTTGCAAAGCTTGTTaacagctgctgaaaaagactcgtattaaAAACTTTTTGTATCACGTGCATTACATGCCCCTTTTTCACAATAccataaacataacaatacaccatgtacggactagacgtcttgaatatttaacgcgcGTCATcacaaaattcccgccttttgttGCATGAGCATGACCCGAATCGTCTTGACCATTGGAAGTGCGTCGGCATGAAGTGCACGAGGAAATTTTTCCGACGTTTCTTGATCGGCATTCATTTCAAGAGATATGGCAAATAATCTCCGTATAggaatatttttacataaattgaagtatgcatcttttggtgtacatcgtgttaagtaaaacattgacaattttaaaacctgtTTACTCTTATTTAAGGAATGTTGGTACGATATTAATTCGTCTTTGTAACAAAATATTACGGCATGTTAGTAGACAAAGTGTAACCCAATGGTTCGACAACGACGAGAACAGtttgttttaatatgacgtcattgcgcgaaAGGGATATGCACTAAATATAACTTCCGGAAATAATTGCTTCTTTCAGTTTGGAGATGCGATGGCAATGATGCTTTTAAAACAGACATAGGGATACTGTTTAAACGGTAATGCTTCgtttatttaatttcgtttaaacgttcacaaaaatctgtaaacgtgataccctaagtgacctagtttttgaccccagatgaccctaatacaatcccaacccagatttcatcaagattaatattctggccaaatttcataaagatttgatgaaaactgtgacctcaactgtctacaaaattatttttttaatttgacctagtttttgaccttagatgacccaaattcaatcccaacccagattttaacaagacaaacattctgacgaTATATCATTaaggtctgatgaaaactgtgacctctatagtctacacaaggtttttctataatttgacctagtgacctagttgttgaccccagatgacccaaatacaatccaaacagggctcccctggcccaaaaatGTCTGTAGCCAaaattttagccaaatggaattttgtgtagccaaattttagaaactgtagccaaagttttagcaaagcattcggaACCACCTGTTGCAAGTCTAGGCTAAGGGGTGTTAAAGAAGAAACTACAAAAcgaagctttaatatgtttattactataatcatcatgtgtgcataacaaaaataaacagtttacaacaaaccatttataGAAGTACATAGTGTGAAACATTTCTTTGAACTTCTTTGTTTCCACATTTAGTACCATCTGAATTTGCGAAAAAGTGGACATGTTTTTTTTTGAGAATTTGAAAGAATTTATAAACAGAATTCAGAATCTCTTAGTATTTCACCAAATATGGAATGGTATCGGCTGCCCCGGCACAACTCAATGCCAACCAATGTGCTATGCAGTGTGTTGCCAACACACCTGGTACTGCACGCTTCAGACGGGTGACTACCCCAGAATTTCGCCTAACCATTACAGAAGCCCCGTCAGTGCTCACCCCACATAAATTTTGAATGTCAATTCCCTTTCTACCAAGCAAAATAACTACATTCTCATGTATGCTCTCTGCATTTGCTCATTGAAGTTCATCCACACCTAAAAAGTAAGTATGTGGCAAAGTCATTCCAAACTCATCAGTTTCCAAAAGTCTAACATAGGTCACTAAATTTTGCTTCACTGAAATGTCTGTGCTCTCATCGATCATGATACTGTACATGTACTTGCATGATGTCTGTATCTTCTGGAGATCAGTCCTCAGAACGTCTGCCATACAGTTTTGAAATTCCGACACACTGGAGCTGTGTTCATATGACGTGTGGCTGTCAACTCAAAGGTCATTGAGCTGGGTTGCaccctgaaaatatataaatacaaatttgcaACCTGAAAATATACTTGatgatttcaaatatattttgctcaatatttttagcaaacttaaaaaaattaatttatcaatcaatttaaaataaatcaaatttgttttaaagatgtttaatttattctttacctgcaagacacacaatctgttcaggtctgGAACCAGCGATGATGCGAGAGTATGTTAtgcagcaaagtacacattagtcatagcTGACACTACAGCtgcttcacttttggatattgccgcagcctgcgcatttgtcattgatgttttatgttgtcttttttcaacatacttcACCCAgatgtgaatgaatttgatttttgaaactatatgcatattttgcaatacattgtttttgattttgcattataatctaaccacttgaattccgaaagccaaacatctttgaatgatctATTATCAGATTAGTTCTGGcctccataactttaaatgtccctttttatgatttttgactggcacAACTTTATACTTATGGACCAACCCcaataggaaagtcaaccagaaattcccgaaaagttgacagataacaaagaccggtcaaaacagcttttaaatacagttattggctcaaatcaaccacttgattggaaagattgacatttttcacatttaactgatatattctttcacaaaatactatcttaaacatttaaaatttatctattctgctcttacatatcgagaaaaacagtgatgtgacagactttcttgaaatgcgaatctcctgagatttcacggtcatatgacgttatttctatttttagtaacataccatgtgctcaagtgttttcaaattcagaatgacatttcccggtattttagattattctaacttgttttgttaacaaatggtagtgtaaatacaaactcaaagtaaatattatttaaaactacctgattcacactgaaatcagtcttataatccaccagatgTAAGTTGtcaatcacaaataatagatttcagaaaaggaaagtaatgtttacaatttcagcaaaaaatgtcaaggtcgatctgaAAGTATCCAAAtaaaaactcgtcacgtgacaaagcgttaatggcgtcaaaattgtgaatttcagactgatgatagttattttcatctattgtaagatgcatttgaaacatttgaaccttaaaatattccccgatgcagtaatttatattcattcaccaatatatgtagaaatgtatccaagaaaatgatcattctttgatttatagcgtgacataaatatgttacgactctggttgactttcgatacgggcttggcttcagcgtacaggtataatatataaactgtacgctgaagtttctttagctattatcagatttgattttttttgagaCCAGGTCATTAGATTCGTTAGAGTCCAAAGGGCGCTTATTGCATATGGTCGCCATTATAACAGTCGCAATTTCCGACACTTTATACCCgaaaatgtcaagggttttatacccgttcatctatcatcattcacaattgtaacacatttagcctttaatcattacaaCGTTACAAActtctcgaaattaaaatcaatgatcaacttctttacttacgttcattgtgtgactaagttgataattcgctaacagcttttactcaaattgatttaaatcggcagcaatctttaatctttaaccagatgtaattgtttatttaagccgctaCGATGTACGATTACACCATTGTTTTGTTGTTACACCAGTAAtattcctttgtctcgatgaccggttctgaccggtgttaatgccgacttcCTATCAATtgttcaggtcaataacacggcgatgtattaaTGCACTgtctacagctgaaagagtttaATACCTGGGACggcatttgtcaggaaaaaaatcaataccgataatccgcattgttcaataattaagcaacgattaataacacatCCTTtttggattttcatgaaataaaaacaataataaagaaaattttattctctttaatctgatatgtaaattattattatacacttagtgaaaaacaattaattatgttgttaaaggcttttctattatttgacctagtgaccttgtttttgaccccagatgacccatattatagcccatatacaatccaaacccagattttatcaagacaaacattctgaccaaatttcataaagattggatgaaaaatgtgacctctattgtctacacaaggtttttcttttatttgacctagttacctagtttttgaccccagatgaccgaaatacaatccaaacccagatttcatcaagataaacattctgaccaaatttcataaagattggatgaaaaatgtgacctctattgtctacacaaactaattgttgacggacacacgcaagCACGCATACatgcacgcacatacggacgccggacatcacacggtcacataagctcaccttgtcatttgtgacaggtgagcttaaaatatgACTTCTACTACAGTCTTGTTTCACTGAGTTTCaataaagctatataaggaacaagatgtgtttgtgaaacacaatgtccccctatatgacgttttaccttgaaggatgaccttgacccttcaccactcaaaatgtgcagctccatgagatacacatgcatttcaaatataaaattgctagcttcaatattgcagaagtgacattacatgagcaattttgacacatatatttgaccttgaaggatgaccttgacctttcaccactcaaaatgtgcagctccacgagatacacatgcatgccaaatatcaagttgctatcttcaatattgcaaaagtattcataaaataagcgatttgggccacatatatttgaccactgaccttgaaggatgaccttgaccttgacctttccccactcaaaatgtgcagctccatgagatacacatgcatgccaaatatcaagttgctatcttcaatattgcaaaagtattcataaaattagtgatttgggccacatatatttgacctctgaccttgaaggatgaccttgacctttcaccactcaaaatttgcagctccatgagatacacatgcatgccaaatatcaagttgctatcttcaatattgcaaaagtattcataaaacgagctattttggccacatatatttgacctctgaccttgaaggatgaccttgaccttgacctttcaccactcaaaatgtgcagctccatgagatacacatgcatgccaaatatcaagttgctatattcaatatagcaaaagttattgcaaaatgttaaagttggcgcaaacagaccaaccaaccaaccaaccaaccaaccaacagacagggcaaaaacaatatgtcccccacttctatagtgggggacataaaaatgttaacTAAAATATTGCCACTACTGTGTTCATaagataaatattgacaaagcaCAACAGTCAAAAGGAAATCACAAACGCTCACCATGAGAAAGTTGTGCTAAATTGAGCTTACAAAAATAAGGTGGTAGTAGCATCGGACTTGTACGCAACATACCCTATGTTGTGGGGTATTAACATCTGTAATGATATAAACAACTCTTTCAGGATCGTTTAAGTTACAGAGCAAAAGCTTTCTTTTGATGAAAATTGATCTTCCATTGTGACAATGACCTTCAACAGGAACTTGAGAATTGCATGCAATAAATAATCTTGTTGTGGAGAATAGTTTTCTAAACTTATATTAAAATCCTTCCAGGCCTGTTATAGTTACCCAGTGGAAACTAAAATTTATTGCCTTTGACCTCGAAATGTGACCTTAACCAATGGCCAAGGAGATTTCTATGTGCCTTTTAGTCTGGTCATGAGGCATAATAATCCAAAGTTTTGTTAAATTCTTTAGAACAACGTCTCAGGATGTTAAACTTGGGGTAACAGAGCAGACAGGACACCCATACAGACGGAATACCAATCCACCAACAGATGGAAAAAGCAACTaccaaattccccccccccccttttgggCATACAAATGAATTGTGTAAACAGAATACACAAGAATGTGTGGTGTTTTGAGTGGTCAATGTTTACGGAGTTTATATTCCCTACCTGATATTCAGGTCTGTGGGCAATATCAGCCATGTTGTCAACCTGAAACACAAGGTCCTGTCTGTTTTCAGGGTCCGGGGACATCTCTGGTGAGTCAGACATAAAAACTCTATCATATGACTCACTATCACTACTACTGAACCTTGCAAACGGAGTAGTGTTGCTCCTTTTTTCATAAGTATTATTATATGAAGATAACGAGTAACTGGAATTTCTGGGGGTCAAGTTTGAACATTTGTGGGACTTACGTCTAGCACCATTGAAGTTTTCTGACCACACATTTTGTTGTTCAATGCTGTGTATTTTAAAACACTTATCACAGACATCTATCCCCATTTCTTTGTGTCTTTCTTTATCAAGTACAAAAGGCCGGTCACAACATGCACATATGTTACAGCCATTTAACACAGCACTATTAGAATCTCCGAAAGACAAGTTTCTGTTTGGTGTCTGAAAAGCACAGTTTGAGCATTCCCTGGCCCTATTTAATCCCTCACTTTCTGATGTCATTGACATTTCATCCACATCAAGGTCGTTCTCTTCTGATAATTTATCACAAGATATATTGCATGCAAACATTTCAGAGTCAAAAAGCTGACCTCTTTCTGAAAGTGAATTTGACAACATATTGCAAAAGTCTAATTTTTTATCATTTCTTATCTTATTTTCATCCTCCCTTTTAGGAGAGTCAAAAACATGTAGAGTTGGATCAATTGTTTCATTATCAGAAACTACTTCTTCGTTGGCAAGTAAAACTTCGTCACCACACCCTTCATCTTCATCCGATGAGGAATCTCTAGAAAAGAATGCAAGCCTTTCAACATTTGGAGGCAAGTCTGCTTCAATaaaatcaccaacatcatcaccaTTAACATCTTCTGGAAGAGACACATTGACTGCACCTTCAGCCTCCTCTATTTCTTCAAGTTCCATTTCATTGTCATTGTTGTCAAGACCGACACTATTATCACTTGCATTTCCTTCATCAACGTCATTACCATCATCTTTCTCTGTGAACTCCTCATTGTACACTTCCAACTGTTCCAACTCTATGTGCACAACAGAATCAACAGTTACATTGTCAACCTCACCATCCTCGCTATGAACACTACTTAAATTGCTTTCACTGCTAGACATCTGTTGACATTCAGGCACACTTACCAAAGTTCCACCTCTATCAAATTCATTATGACAATGTTCAGATTTAATGTCTGAGCATTCTACAACTTCTCTGTTAGTATTATGCTCAGATTCACTTATGTTAGGTTTTTCATCTTCAGCAGTGTTTAAATGTTCGATTTCTTCATGCAAATTGAAAAGATCCTCATGTAATCTTCCTTGGGCATTTATTGGTTCTTCATCAGAAAAACTTTCAGGTGTGGCTAGAGGTGCTAATGCTTCTCCATTTATTTGATGACTATAAGGGATATCGACCGGTGAAGACTGATCAAGCTGACTTAATTCATTTCTAAACACCACAACTCTGTTTTGTTGAACATGCGGAGAAACAATCACTGTCACAGGAGAGGAATGCACTTCGCAACCTCTTGTTCTAccaaaaatgacatcattttcatGTCTGTACACATCACATACTGTTGCAGAATAACCTGAATGACGAACATTTATtccattattattttcaaaaagttTCATTCGTGGAGCTGCATCTTGATCTGATTCATTTTGAGGTTCAAGTTTTTTGCATGCTGTTGCTTttttatgtgtttccttatttctGTTTGAGTCTCTTTGCAATCCAATCCCATGTGTCTGTTCACTAGTGTCTGGATGATGGGACATGCAACTTCCACCCATAGCAAAGTCAGAATCATTGTCTGCATGCACATCAAGATGTGAATCTAAAACACCATTCTCTTGTATTTCATTATCATGTTCAGTACAACCATTTACCAATTTAGCAGAGTCCACatttttgcaaaatgtttttttatcagCCATTGCTCTTTATCAAATTTCTTCATCCATGGTGGCAGCATTCAAATTGCATATAAACGAATAcctaaaataaatatcatatataaaaacacattataccataatattttttatttacggTTTATTAATGCAATAAATTTATCAGGCTGTAAAAATGAGAGTTCTAAAACAGATTTTCAATGAACATCAATAATGAATGGTCTATCTGTTACATTACATCAGTTTATTGCAATTCATTTAACAGAACTACCTTATTTTGGGATGTGAAAGTTGTGATCAAAATCCATTTAGAACATTAGATTGTAATAGGTGATTTGCTTTAGATGCTATAAATGGCTAACAAACGTATTTGTTTGAGATTTTCTGATACTGATTTGGCTTTCTGAGTGTTGAAATTAAAGGTAATACAGTGTATCCAGTTCAATTTTGTAATGATAagaattgaatatttttttctgcattttactgctacagtacagccaacgcggaacaaataTAATCCTTGGTCACCCCAAGGCCAGAATGTTAGTACTCAGTGGCTGCTTcatgtgttcacgcggcgtattgcCGAGGCAcgcggcatcgatccgcgcaacgacgcagagtctgaaattttctgatcagtgtaTATTGGCTTTTATTGCAACTagccattcttaagatcaaagccATATCAACTTTGCCAAAAATTTTGAAAGCCAATTTACGATCCTCTGTCAACTACATCTTATGCTTAACCCAACTAAAGCCTGCTTAAGGGTGGTGCGTCGCTGTATTgcaaaatcaatattggccaatgagagcgtaCGCTTTGTATAAGGGACAGCACTCGTAGGCAGGCACTACCTGCAGTTAAGTCATGCAGACGACTCGTGACAAacatgtaattgccacagaaatcttgGCTTAAAAGACTGATGACGTTGAAGTTGTGCATTTAATTAATATTACTCTCAAAACATTAATTTGACTCGTACagcgtttaaacaaattatcgttgaattcatttcacaactgttcatgttttctTGAAGTCTcaaatgaacataattaaatttgttatcaGAAACCCACTTCCCAAAGTAAATGTTAACTCTACGTTAACAGATTCTtacttcaaataaacagtgataatttattttgtgttgaccctttgtctcaataaaaagggcgcgaaaattatgcagcatgtacaacgtcgcgtcatgtgcatagaaagcgtgggtATATTGAGCTTTGTATTATCAGACACACACCACATCTGGCAATTTACTCATGTTCAGTGgccatatttcatcaaatctataaattgTCACTTTTGCTGAAATTTATTTCATACTAAGAGATAAATGGCAACGTTTGTtgtaaaagaaataattgagcacttttattgtcaatatctaccagaaagtgcttttaaaaatgggattatcgggtaatgaaaagaaacttgaaaagtagtaagtatgcagtaatattCGGGTTGATACGGATGTCTTGGGGAATCGTTAGAGTCTGGATTTTACTTTCTTTgcaggaaagttttaaaacaattatttaactaGGCgttagtgttcttgagttatcatccggaaaccatttttctgtgtcgtgtcactgtgaccttgacgtttgacctagtgacttgaaaatcaataggggtcatctgcaagtcatgatcaatgaacctatgaagtttcatgatcctaggcataagcgttcttgagttatcatccagaaaccatttactggttctagtcaccgtgaccttgacctttgacctagtgacctgaaaatcaataggggtcatctgcgagtcatgatcaatgtaccaatgaagtttcatgatcctaggcgtaagtgttttgagttatcatccggaaaccattcggtggacggaccgaccgactgacatgtgcaaaacaatataccccctcttcttcgaaggggacaTAAATATGTCTTTATAGCTGGGGGCCCCGGGGTTTTCTTGAAGAGTCAAAGCGCACCAAATACCGTTGGAAGCAAAATCTGATGTGCCACTGCTGAGCCATTCGGGCTATTAAACTGATCAGTGTATTTAAAATGCCATGTCAGTAATACAagtatttatctatctatctctgtatactgccaaccgctcttttgAGTATTATAGGCAGGGAAAAGGTGCGCGTCAGGAACATTCGTGAGAGTGAAAAGCAAAAAGTGACCCAACAAGGAGTAATGTTGGGTAGTGTGACTAAAAGCTTGAAATCTCCAGAAGAATGGAGAGAAATCAAGTGGTTAAAAGAGTTGGGTGAAAGCGACAGATAAAAGTGAGGGTTAAAAAACATCATTTAAGAGACTAGTACCGCACATTTACCACAGCCCTCTTAAACTTCGCTAAATCCGGTAGGGTAGCGATATCAGCTGAGAGCTTGTCCCATAGTGTAATGCTGTGTGGAAAAAAAGAGTGATCCTGTCTGTACCTTTTGTAGATACAGTGTGTGCATGTGTCTGGTGAAGCGGATTGGTGCTTGTTTATATTGTGCAAGAGGTATTTTCCAATTATTAATCTATTATCATTTCATGCTcttttatatttcataaatttTCAGTTATTATTGcatacaaatgcaataagttttatAGCAAGCTCGCTGAGCCGCCTATGGCGGCTCGTGAGCTCGCATTACGTTAACACGTGTATTGGACTGTAGATCTacacaggttgttgttttgaaaagtttggtatctgcgcgcCCAACCGAACCTGATATCCGGAATATCTGAAACCGGACCTGGAAATGTTCTaagtaaataaccagcgtctcctgattgatcataatgataaaatagaaacaagagcaccgccttgtgggtgcagaccgctcatctattttctttttaaaggtgaagggtttctcattttcaatcacaaaggagggaggggcggagtgaagaggggtgtatagtgtgggggtgtggaatttattacattatcttccaaaaatgcgaaaaaaaacgcaaaaaaaaaacaaaaaaattcggggggggggtgggggggggggtgggtgggggtggatttttgggtgcgatggttggacggtatttcaaacataaaataataaaaataaatatttgtgttttttaaacgtttcaaaaaaaaaaaaaattggggggggggggtgggggtgggggggggggggtaaagtgtgagggtgtggtggtaatttgtgagatgatcttaaaaaaaaaaaaaaaaaaaaaaaattagggggggggtggattcgggtgggggaggggg
Protein-coding sequences here:
- the LOC127844450 gene encoding uncharacterized protein LOC127844450 isoform X2 encodes the protein MADKKTFCKNVDSAKLVNGCTEHDNEIQENGVLDSHLDVHADNDSDFAMGGSCMSHHPDTSEQTHGIGLQRDSNRNKETHKKATACKKLEPQNESDQDAAPRMKLFENNNGINVRHSGYSATVCDVYRHENDVIFGRTRGCEVHSSPVTVIVSPHVQQNRVVVFRNELSQLDQSSPVDIPYSHQINGEALAPLATPESFSDEEPINAQGRLHEDLFNLHEEIEHLNTAEDEKPNISESEHNTNREVVECSDIKSEHCHNEFDRGGTLVSVPECQQMSSSESNLSSVHSEDGEVDNVTVDSVVHIELEQLEVYNEEFTEKDDGNDVDEGNASDNSVGLDNNDNEMELEEIEEAEGAVNVSLPEDVNGDDVGDFIEADLPPNVERLAFFSRDSSSDEDEGCGDEVLLANEEVVSDNETIDPTLHVFDSPKREDENKIRNDKKLDFCNMLSNSLSERGQLFDSEMFACNISCDKLSEENDLDVDEMSMTSESEGLNRARECSNCAFQTPNRNLSFGDSNSAVLNGCNICACCDRPFVLDKERHKEMGIDVCDKCFKIHSIEQQNVWSENFNGARRKSHKCSNLTPRNSSYSLSSYNNTYEKRSNTTPFARFSSSDSESYDRVFMSDSPEMSPDPENRQDLVFQVDNMADIAHRPEYQNGSYALSERNHMGMHGHSMSQELASPEEDIYCPFFTRRTQSLDQDLAIGGDDRGSPCDMSGMEMTRSNFNINESNSHENEFENGAYSISQQTSSDEEENIRLPGHITIEPGAASNHDVQSMCIGHEQDIVSNMDYVFENGFVNVHRKSSKLRLEDTEPIYEDIDQLLWEEVCTEGEKSDRPAFNSKVGRACRSRSPVGEVAKVMIWKEYEAYLVQVKQIGTSACGPTAVLNVLKAFDFQVDKEEVTKEIRSNLRMEGAPIPYYLFSRYNAGTTAEDLIEGITRVTRGAIRGRFFHFYPQRDVDLLKWLGHWIKMGAVPLATLNLQKGVKPGWTIPDAWHHQMVYGVSSKGVYLTNPLEIVPESVIMEQLTSDSVLLVRRQDVVTRFRDWCPLNEIIQQRDPRWCTLNVLGQVVHMLREQCMPADQLLSMKCQLTSHIQIPAAYKAGISLFMRANSDNIDDLMNAPELPLKQEPAKKY
- the LOC127844450 gene encoding uncharacterized protein LOC127844450 isoform X1, which produces MADKKTFCKNVDSAKLVNGCTEHDNEIQENGVLDSHLDVHADNDSDFAMGGSCMSHHPDTSEQTHGIGLQRDSNRNKETHKKATACKKLEPQNESDQDAAPRMKLFENNNGINVRHSGYSATVCDVYRHENDVIFGRTRGCEVHSSPVTVIVSPHVQQNRVVVFRNELSQLDQSSPVDIPYSHQINGEALAPLATPESFSDEEPINAQGRLHEDLFNLHEEIEHLNTAEDEKPNISESEHNTNREVVECSDIKSEHCHNEFDRGGTLVSVPECQQMSSSESNLSSVHSEDGEVDNVTVDSVVHIELEQLEVYNEEFTEKDDGNDVDEGNASDNSVGLDNNDNEMELEEIEEAEGAVNVSLPEDVNGDDVGDFIEADLPPNVERLAFFSRDSSSDEDEGCGDEVLLANEEVVSDNETIDPTLHVFDSPKREDENKIRNDKKLDFCNMLSNSLSERGQLFDSEMFACNISCDKLSEENDLDVDEMSMTSESEGLNRARECSNCAFQTPNRNLSFGDSNSAVLNGCNICACCDRPFVLDKERHKEMGIDVCDKCFKIHSIEQQNVWSENFNGARRKSHKCSNLTPRNSSYSLSSYNNTYEKRSNTTPFARFSSSDSESYDRVFMSDSPEMSPDPENRQDLVFQVDNMADIAHRPEYQQNGSYALSERNHMGMHGHSMSQELASPEEDIYCPFFTRRTQSLDQDLAIGGDDRGSPCDMSGMEMTRSNFNINESNSHENEFENGAYSISQQTSSDEEENIRLPGHITIEPGAASNHDVQSMCIGHEQDIVSNMDYVFENGFVNVHRKSSKLRLEDTEPIYEDIDQLLWEEVCTEGEKSDRPAFNSKVGRACRSRSPVGEVAKVMIWKEYEAYLVQVKQIGTSACGPTAVLNVLKAFDFQVDKEEVTKEIRSNLRMEGAPIPYYLFSRYNAGTTAEDLIEGITRVTRGAIRGRFFHFYPQRDVDLLKWLGHWIKMGAVPLATLNLQKGVKPGWTIPDAWHHQMVYGVSSKGVYLTNPLEIVPESVIMEQLTSDSVLLVRRQDVVTRFRDWCPLNEIIQQRDPRWCTLNVLGQVVHMLREQCMPADQLLSMKCQLTSHIQIPAAYKAGISLFMRANSDNIDDLMNAPELPLKQEPAKKY